In the Aneurinibacillus soli genome, one interval contains:
- a CDS encoding phage antirepressor KilAC domain-containing protein yields MDLINFEGHEVRVLNQDGTEWDGQQEAWFIPKEVAVAIGAANPKVYASQIINPRPRKDEEIIDRFEGFKGVCTMHTPGGKQQISIINENGLYMFLMASDLPEAVKFQRKVVELLKNIRRGNLTLVPSYQIQDEIARAQRWIEEQKEKRAIEAKALMLEQQVAENESKVTYYNLILSSKGTVNITQIAKDYGLSGTRLNEILHEEGVQYKMGGQWLLYHKHQNKGYTKSKTHIDGGGKARMHTKWTQAGRLFIHQLLNQRGIMAVIDREMEAEA; encoded by the coding sequence ATGGACTTAATCAACTTTGAGGGACATGAAGTACGAGTACTGAATCAAGACGGAACAGAATGGGACGGACAGCAGGAAGCATGGTTTATTCCAAAAGAAGTAGCGGTGGCGATCGGGGCGGCTAATCCTAAGGTCTATGCGAGTCAGATTATCAATCCTCGACCTCGGAAAGACGAAGAAATAATTGATCGGTTTGAAGGATTCAAAGGGGTATGCACCATGCATACCCCTGGAGGAAAGCAACAAATCAGCATCATTAATGAAAATGGCCTGTACATGTTCTTGATGGCCAGTGATCTTCCGGAAGCGGTGAAGTTCCAGCGCAAGGTTGTGGAGTTGCTGAAGAACATCCGGCGCGGAAACCTGACGCTTGTTCCTTCCTATCAGATACAGGACGAGATTGCGCGTGCGCAGCGCTGGATTGAGGAACAGAAGGAGAAACGAGCTATTGAAGCTAAGGCGCTCATGCTCGAACAGCAGGTAGCGGAAAACGAGTCTAAAGTTACCTACTACAACCTAATCCTTTCCTCGAAAGGAACGGTGAATATTACTCAGATCGCAAAAGACTATGGTCTTTCCGGAACGCGTTTGAATGAAATACTCCATGAAGAAGGAGTACAGTACAAGATGGGTGGTCAATGGCTGCTGTACCACAAACATCAGAATAAAGGGTATACCAAGTCCAAGACACATATCGATGGCGGCGGAAAAGCGCGCATGCATACGAAATGGACACAAGCAGGGCGGCTATTCATTCACCAGTTACTTAACCAGCGTGGCATCATGGCTGTTATTGACCGAGAAATGGAAGCGGAAGCGTAA
- a CDS encoding helix-turn-helix domain-containing protein, which translates to MKVYTVKELASAVGKHEETIKRWLRSGKFPNAFRNSDKEGWRIPESDLVHIKQGTGFVREDSQQSEEAVQQDVDELELVRLAYEAVTLTSPTEEILTILSVVGIKRTLEILLIMQQSAAKVKNPDGFIKKAIRENWSPTTVPVKLPKKQSKHFYDLTQQDYEATENKGESDYPSKFPFYNWLEE; encoded by the coding sequence ATGAAAGTATATACAGTAAAAGAATTGGCATCTGCTGTAGGAAAACACGAAGAAACCATAAAGCGCTGGTTGCGTTCTGGCAAGTTTCCTAACGCATTTCGCAATAGCGATAAAGAAGGATGGAGAATCCCTGAGAGCGACCTTGTGCATATCAAACAGGGAACAGGATTTGTGAGAGAAGATTCTCAGCAAAGTGAGGAGGCAGTACAGCAAGATGTGGATGAACTGGAGTTAGTGAGATTAGCGTATGAGGCAGTCACATTGACATCCCCTACGGAGGAAATCCTTACTATTCTGTCCGTTGTTGGTATCAAACGAACCTTAGAAATTTTGCTTATCATGCAACAATCTGCCGCAAAAGTGAAAAACCCTGACGGGTTTATTAAGAAAGCCATTCGGGAGAATTGGAGTCCAACGACTGTTCCTGTTAAATTACCGAAGAAGCAAAGTAAGCATTTTTATGACCTTACACAACAGGACTACGAGGCGACGGAAAATAAAGGCGAGAGTGACTATCCGTCAAAATTTCCTTTCTACAATTGGTTGGAAGAATAA
- a CDS encoding tyrosine-type recombinase/integrase produces the protein MKNGYYHMYCPKDVQSRYKLLVFDETNKPFLPLTDFYDDVSRKISKSSALSYLQSLLPFFTWMDRYSNYQGERVTWSYHPEAIRVAVEDYLMNEMACKVREKDSFRFVKLSNKSPNTVHRFLSALKSFYKSLITLRQYMYANPLIDSHAILDDYKVHTEGVRENKPRMPAEAGTEDPLVHRRLTDSYFKLINEEWQPEIIDDPFLYHKVKQAGNQANWSLREKVIARMLFETGARASEVIELTIGDYRSRKSFQEVNTFNKGSHGRRVKFLRFSKDTVKLLFQYINQERKKFDPLGRDFDFLPNDEPMFLTERGTPFNYQAWYPHWNKVITLLDMRLNPHKTRHWFVTISMREIYNISKNDVEIAQRKNELITYMKWKQKDTIEVYEHHFDEESHRNLHDKMLENMTEKEKEYMEQSKRKRTKKTVLNVLEIEKETELDTDIQALLDGLED, from the coding sequence ATGAAAAATGGTTATTATCACATGTATTGTCCGAAGGATGTTCAAAGTCGGTACAAGTTGCTTGTATTTGACGAAACTAACAAGCCATTTTTACCGCTAACAGACTTTTACGATGATGTGAGTAGGAAGATATCAAAAAGTTCGGCATTATCGTATCTCCAATCCCTTCTTCCATTCTTTACTTGGATGGATAGATACAGCAACTATCAAGGGGAACGTGTCACTTGGAGTTACCATCCAGAAGCAATACGAGTTGCTGTTGAAGATTACTTGATGAATGAAATGGCATGCAAGGTACGAGAAAAAGACTCTTTTCGATTTGTAAAACTCTCAAATAAAAGCCCAAATACGGTTCATCGTTTTCTTTCAGCTCTCAAGTCGTTCTATAAATCCCTTATCACGCTGAGACAGTATATGTACGCCAACCCTCTTATAGATTCTCATGCAATTCTGGATGATTATAAAGTCCATACCGAAGGTGTAAGAGAAAATAAGCCTCGGATGCCTGCAGAAGCAGGAACGGAAGACCCTCTTGTGCATAGACGGTTGACAGATTCCTACTTCAAACTCATTAACGAAGAATGGCAACCTGAGATTATTGACGACCCTTTTCTATACCATAAAGTCAAACAGGCGGGTAATCAGGCAAATTGGTCTCTGCGAGAGAAAGTAATTGCTCGTATGCTGTTTGAGACAGGAGCAAGGGCCTCAGAAGTCATTGAATTAACGATTGGAGATTATCGTTCCCGTAAGTCCTTTCAAGAAGTAAACACGTTTAACAAGGGAAGTCATGGTCGTAGAGTGAAATTTCTTCGTTTTAGCAAAGATACAGTGAAACTTCTGTTTCAATACATTAATCAGGAACGTAAGAAGTTTGACCCTCTTGGGCGGGATTTCGATTTTCTACCTAATGATGAACCCATGTTCCTAACGGAACGTGGAACGCCATTTAATTATCAAGCTTGGTATCCTCATTGGAATAAGGTAATAACGTTGCTGGACATGAGGTTAAACCCACATAAAACGAGGCACTGGTTCGTCACAATAAGTATGCGTGAGATTTACAACATTTCCAAGAATGATGTAGAAATTGCCCAACGCAAGAATGAACTTATTACGTACATGAAGTGGAAACAAAAAGACACCATTGAAGTGTACGAGCATCATTTTGATGAAGAGAGCCATCGAAACTTGCACGACAAAATGCTTGAAAACATGACAGAGAAAGAAAAAGAATACATGGAACAATCAAAACGTAAACGAACGAAAAAAACCGTACTCAATGTGTTGGAAATAGAGAAAGAAACAGAGTTAGATACAGATATACAAGCTCTATTAGACGGGTTGGAGGACTAA
- a CDS encoding site-specific integrase, with protein sequence MTTGINSPTSPFYEELVGKVDEHILHLRNNRGMFLLDKLNEVPVKYFFNRCLDMPWRNQLLFVMLVGGDRNLDTRTIESTLRNLNARLKDIFYTYDLQIFFDFDVNKHMYEYLKGSIFPEHSYNQRAIFLKEYNSTAYSTKKWLTSKLNQEQQKYFQQFLFPMPKFDSRDFSFGKQAREQAKNTRKSETDAVVPFLPQIRVEANFRWNQIKRLREAFLTACKQVENDNVTLPLEFHYDEPERVGERFYFRLWDKPSFVLYHQEKFTDSIVKSAKKRTGTYSDKNKYYFVELIGAERLNDDDVAEGLWFTEILQEGVLGLWSQNATDADLERKRQLLFSWGYGEEGTSKNPVPFNSMHKGVLFQSKFISLHNNKAEGIVFDVESFYVATTFGLLAVDILTTTGARISELLQIQSTKDCIRAIKANGKVHFSFQVVPKGRDTAESYSISEQTMKLIQAVSLLLKEHYNGAIPSVPYRDERKHQFPEPKPYFFQYNHQSFKKDALYSCLRFLLHGLNFETQEGQPVVIKTHLLRHAFATEAVQRQQIPVDIVAKILHQRDVNVTGYYSEPTPSQVAEKVGELHSVIANYVDLDVAVLRSPEELQKEWEKHKTEVGVYNNVLGGTCVTNAVCPTKMQCLGCMAKIPQPEKKHELLDVIELSKDMEKRFTSMGLTVEVKKAKNMRKLARNELKEMELIEKYREEQQYEPHISFKK encoded by the coding sequence ATGACAACAGGAATCAATTCACCTACCTCCCCATTTTATGAGGAATTAGTGGGTAAAGTGGATGAACACATTCTTCACTTACGGAATAACAGGGGCATGTTTCTTTTAGATAAATTGAATGAAGTGCCTGTTAAATATTTCTTTAATCGGTGTTTAGATATGCCTTGGAGAAATCAGTTGTTATTTGTAATGCTTGTTGGTGGAGATAGGAATTTAGATACTCGCACAATAGAGTCTACACTTAGAAATTTAAATGCAAGATTGAAGGACATATTTTATACGTATGATTTACAAATTTTCTTTGATTTTGATGTAAACAAGCATATGTACGAGTATCTAAAAGGTAGCATTTTTCCTGAACATTCGTATAACCAAAGAGCAATATTTTTAAAAGAGTATAATTCCACTGCCTATTCGACTAAAAAATGGCTCACATCAAAGCTAAATCAGGAACAACAGAAGTATTTTCAGCAATTCTTGTTCCCTATGCCTAAATTTGACAGCAGAGACTTTTCGTTTGGCAAGCAAGCAAGAGAACAGGCAAAAAACACTCGTAAGAGTGAAACGGATGCTGTTGTTCCTTTTCTTCCTCAAATTAGGGTAGAAGCAAATTTCCGTTGGAATCAGATAAAACGATTACGAGAAGCTTTTCTAACAGCCTGTAAGCAGGTCGAAAATGACAATGTGACGTTACCATTAGAATTTCATTATGACGAACCTGAACGAGTTGGAGAACGGTTTTATTTCCGCTTATGGGACAAGCCCTCCTTTGTACTTTACCACCAAGAGAAATTCACTGATTCTATTGTAAAGTCAGCAAAGAAGCGTACAGGAACGTATTCTGATAAGAACAAATATTACTTTGTGGAGCTTATCGGAGCAGAACGGTTAAATGATGACGATGTAGCAGAAGGTCTATGGTTTACAGAGATACTGCAAGAAGGCGTGTTAGGATTATGGTCTCAAAATGCGACAGATGCTGATTTAGAGCGGAAGCGACAGCTCCTGTTCTCATGGGGATATGGTGAAGAAGGAACAAGTAAAAATCCCGTGCCTTTTAATTCTATGCATAAAGGAGTTCTATTTCAAAGTAAATTTATTTCTCTTCACAACAACAAAGCCGAAGGCATTGTATTTGATGTGGAGTCTTTTTATGTCGCAACAACCTTCGGTTTATTAGCAGTAGACATACTGACCACAACAGGAGCAAGGATAAGTGAGCTGTTGCAAATTCAAAGTACAAAAGATTGCATTCGAGCAATAAAAGCAAATGGTAAAGTACACTTTTCGTTCCAAGTTGTTCCGAAAGGTAGAGATACCGCAGAAAGTTATTCAATCAGTGAGCAAACAATGAAACTAATACAAGCTGTTTCCTTACTGCTTAAAGAGCATTATAACGGTGCAATTCCAAGTGTACCGTATCGTGATGAGAGGAAACATCAGTTTCCAGAGCCTAAGCCCTATTTTTTTCAATACAACCATCAATCTTTTAAAAAGGATGCTCTTTATTCATGTCTTCGATTTCTGCTTCATGGACTAAATTTCGAGACACAAGAAGGACAACCAGTTGTCATTAAAACACATTTACTACGTCATGCGTTCGCTACAGAAGCTGTTCAGCGTCAGCAAATCCCCGTTGATATTGTAGCAAAGATACTTCATCAACGTGATGTAAATGTAACGGGATATTATTCTGAACCGACCCCAAGCCAAGTAGCCGAAAAAGTTGGAGAATTACATAGTGTGATTGCCAACTATGTTGATTTAGATGTAGCGGTTCTCCGTAGCCCAGAAGAGCTTCAAAAGGAATGGGAAAAACACAAAACCGAAGTAGGTGTATATAACAATGTATTGGGCGGGACTTGTGTTACAAATGCTGTATGCCCTACGAAAATGCAATGTTTAGGGTGCATGGCAAAAATTCCACAACCTGAAAAGAAACATGAACTTCTTGATGTCATTGAGTTGTCTAAGGATATGGAAAAGCGGTTTACTTCAATGGGTTTGACAGTTGAAGTGAAAAAGGCAAAAAATATGCGGAAACTTGCGAGAAACGAGTTAAAGGAAATGGAACTGATTGAGAAATACAGGGAGGAACAACAGTATGAGCCACACATTTCCTTCAAAAAATGA
- a CDS encoding DUF2321 domain-containing protein: MNSCDKCGYKIRGDEGNDFGIIYSLDVAPAYCRNCGNAYPWTEEALKAAKELADEIDGLTSDEKELLTQLCLATSRLTCLI, from the coding sequence ATCAATAGCTGTGATAAATGCGGTTATAAGATACGGGGAGATGAAGGTAATGATTTCGGGATAATTTATTCCTTAGATGTTGCTCCTGCTTACTGCAGAAATTGCGGAAATGCTTATCCTTGGACTGAGGAAGCGCTAAAAGCTGCTAAAGAATTAGCAGATGAAATCGATGGACTAACATCCGATGAAAAAGAGTTATTAACTCAACTTTGCCTAGCTACATCAAGGCTTACTTGCCTGATTTAG
- a CDS encoding NIPSNAP family protein translates to MVTCYLKYVIDPYKVKEFEEYGKMWIRLVNKLGGIHQGYFLPHEGANNIAYALFTFPSLAAYEEYRVKMTLDAECQEAFKFAEETKCILSYERSFMRPIFE, encoded by the coding sequence ATGGTTACATGCTATCTGAAATATGTTATCGACCCGTATAAAGTAAAGGAATTCGAAGAATACGGTAAGATGTGGATTCGATTAGTTAATAAATTAGGCGGTATACATCAGGGTTATTTCCTCCCGCATGAAGGTGCCAATAATATTGCTTATGCCTTATTCACTTTCCCTAGTTTAGCAGCATATGAAGAGTACCGTGTAAAGATGACATTGGATGCCGAATGCCAGGAAGCCTTTAAATTTGCAGAAGAAACGAAATGTATTTTAAGTTATGAGAGAAGCTTTATGCGACCTATATTCGAGTGA
- a CDS encoding NADPH-dependent FMN reductase yields the protein MNENKIKILAISGSLRSNSSNTALVRAIANLSPKNIDFTIYNGLGDLPHFNPDIDIDDHEPPAVKDLRTQLKEADGVLICTPEYGNGVPGVLKNALDWIVSSGEFMNKPTAVISASPSPMGGDKAHASLLLTLKMIDATIVEGGTMMIPHIGLKLNKEGIITDLDTKQKLLSVLWMLEQACH from the coding sequence ATGAATGAGAATAAAATAAAAATCTTGGCCATCTCTGGAAGTCTTCGCAGTAATTCGTCTAACACCGCGCTTGTGCGTGCTATTGCTAATTTATCACCTAAGAACATTGACTTCACAATCTATAACGGATTGGGAGATCTTCCACATTTTAATCCTGACATCGATATTGATGATCATGAACCACCTGCAGTCAAAGATTTACGTACACAGCTTAAAGAAGCAGACGGTGTTCTTATATGCACACCAGAATATGGTAACGGTGTGCCTGGCGTTTTAAAAAATGCCCTGGACTGGATCGTATCCTCAGGCGAGTTTATGAATAAGCCCACAGCGGTAATCAGTGCGTCACCATCCCCTATGGGCGGTGATAAAGCGCATGCTTCACTTCTACTTACCCTTAAAATGATCGATGCTACGATTGTGGAAGGGGGAACAATGATGATACCACACATCGGTTTGAAATTAAATAAAGAAGGTATTATTACAGATCTCGATACGAAACAAAAGTTACTATCTGTGCTATGGATGCTTGAGCAGGCTTGCCACTAA
- a CDS encoding DUF2642 domain-containing protein — translation MSSQEHQLQGENYQVPPMSPYTTQDEMYRMVMHPMQGVAPMPNFPVQGAMAPMPNAPVMGETMPMPNAPVMGETMPMPNAPVMGAMYPMHGGMHHMHHVHYVCPVNPYLFQTLCTLIGHDVVIETVRDKHAGRLIDVKPDHIVLETMHAVSFIRMQEIVSIMPIKHCHHKKKHC, via the coding sequence ATGAGTTCTCAAGAGCATCAATTACAAGGTGAAAATTATCAGGTTCCACCAATGTCACCATACACAACACAGGATGAAATGTATCGAATGGTAATGCATCCAATGCAAGGAGTTGCCCCAATGCCCAATTTTCCAGTACAAGGAGCAATGGCTCCGATGCCAAATGCCCCTGTAATGGGTGAAACAATGCCAATGCCAAACGCTCCTGTGATGGGCGAAACAATGCCAATGCCGAACGCCCCTGTGATGGGTGCAATGTATCCTATGCATGGCGGAATGCACCACATGCACCATGTTCATTATGTGTGTCCAGTAAATCCATATCTTTTCCAAACGCTGTGTACATTGATCGGGCATGATGTAGTAATTGAAACTGTTCGTGATAAACACGCCGGCAGACTCATAGATGTGAAGCCGGATCATATCGTACTTGAGACTATGCACGCCGTGTCTTTCATCCGGATGCAAGAAATTGTTTCCATTATGCCAATTAAACATTGTCACCATAAGAAGAAGCATTGTTAA
- a CDS encoding helix-turn-helix domain-containing protein, translated as MVKHKGFKFRIYPNEEQAILINKSIGCVRYVFNHFLAKRKEVYETDQKTLSYKAFSALLTKLKKEIVWLKEPDSTALQNALQDLDEAYQKFFKEKTGYPKFKSRKNRRQSYNTTNNKDAIRIEGTHIRLPIKEVQKRNEQIAQLNQQVADLNSKLSSTTDEKQKEELRKQIASLKSQIDSVGNAQQMDMLRLQSLSNKRNEAFDTMTNFVKKMQDSRNSIIGNMR; from the coding sequence ATGGTCAAACATAAAGGATTCAAATTCCGCATCTATCCAAACGAGGAGCAGGCTATACTCATTAACAAATCCATCGGGTGTGTTCGCTATGTGTTCAATCACTTCCTGGCGAAACGGAAAGAAGTGTATGAGACAGATCAAAAGACACTGAGCTACAAGGCTTTTTCGGCTCTTTTGACGAAGTTAAAAAAAGAAATCGTCTGGTTAAAAGAGCCCGATTCTACCGCCTTACAAAATGCATTGCAAGACCTGGATGAGGCGTATCAAAAGTTCTTCAAAGAGAAAACAGGATACCCCAAATTCAAAAGTAGAAAGAATCGCAGGCAGTCGTACAATACGACGAACAATAAGGATGCCATTCGCATAGAAGGGACGCATATCCGACTTCCGATTAAAGAAGTTCAGAAAAGAAATGAGCAAATTGCTCAATTAAATCAGCAAGTAGCAGATTTAAACAGTAAATTATCTAGCACAACGGATGAAAAACAGAAAGAAGAATTGCGGAAACAAATAGCAAGCTTGAAAAGCCAAATTGACTCTGTAGGCAATGCTCAACAAATGGATATGTTACGGCTTCAAAGTCTCTCGAACAAACGTAATGAAGCATTCGATACAATGACGAATTTCGTTAAAAAAATGCAGGATAGCAGAAATTCGATCATCGGTAATATGCGATAA